In the genome of Nerophis lumbriciformis linkage group LG32, RoL_Nlum_v2.1, whole genome shotgun sequence, one region contains:
- the LOC133574677 gene encoding uncharacterized protein isoform X2 produces MKSRQLICLIFLSSLTFASGQNLGCHEKQWQCDDGSCIPNKWRCDGDGDCLDGSDEMDCTASPDCQPGQFPCMDSVACVDASARCDGKKQCPTGSDEENCAVSEGCLNSDWTCQNKICIPKELRCDGKNDCVDNSDEEGCDVCSEDALSCPDGMCLSAEERCDGKVHCSDGSDEPITCGHTCSVNNGGCSHLCVDETWGALCTCPAGYELSVNGAVCKDLDECGLPSAPCLHQCTNTVGSFVCHCREGFKQNGGIACLATGNDTRLLTVMRTSVGLLNVKSQRFDVVQSLLFNPVALTYDIARGCYYWADGAGRIYKSDGQRSRTIYTGELGVKGLACDWLNGNLFWTNQRTESIFMQADDKSYTTLLSKDISPSELVLIPVESLMFWFNTGPADRMTIEKSWMDGSDRSTMAVLTAQSAHGLTADAAARRLYWISDFKKSIETMNVDGTGTYSFTGLFNRRPALSLAVFGSSFYWVDDKGLWQVPQDQPSQRKFLWKSTVPLLSVYHELQQPRGTSACAKTPCHICLLTNSNPVGFTCTCPNSKILMLDGTCEYPRFLYATSSSINMLAFQGSVFTKTELFSTDESILSFDVDWNQDWLYWANQTGHIQRTSLTRVKTEWIPTPMSVCQIKVDQKSGSIYWVSRDQTRIGSVEVNSRYAQQLYHTTKQIQNFYLDWLRGGIIWLEEQKIFSMSMTGSKAKELVHLAEVTENIAFDLRAASLLWNSKMGGLTTMSLLQDKKHQAGKRWNISGSVVGAFEPYLLSRYKDAMTLWDRRDGRPVQDVTVKGQVVNVMTALEDIHAVPVTVICNTPAMLCRDTSICLTPNQLCDGKEDCPDGDDEDFCVKTCPSKDYFKCKDRRRCVSKTLLCDGRSHCFDGSDEVGCPTVALPVTQANVLKCRKGYRQCKNGVECVSYSHVCDGERDCKDGSDEEECDEQHVTAPKPSIEASSKIVPSLPSCISPSVLCPHPSVGLCITPKQFCDGQKDCPDGSDEDNCVKRCPSKNDFRCKDRRSCVSRSLVCDGRAHCHDGSDEVGCAGVETPARQEKALKCLVGAKLCQDGSECVLFSHVCDGEFDCADGSDEKGCDTTNPVKDPRLNQSPLPVSAQPPSKPACQRPSFICPDSSCILPTQLCDGIKDCPDGSDENCIKQCPNKLDFLCNDRQSCISKSLVCDGRSHCYDSSDEVNCPTVTPTTSRGNILKCRLGFRLCRDHTECVLFNHVCDGERDCGDGSDEDECEATQTPSSVVNSSLMQLPPSVKAFNTPPPKPSCRSPAVACPDSFLCISPTQICDGTKDCPDGSDENCIKQCLKKLDFLCKDRQSCISQSLVCDGRAHCRDSSDEVNCPTVAPPTTQGKALKCRLGFRLCRDQTECIIFSHVCDGERDCEDGSDEDECEATQAPSSVVNSSLNQLPPSVKAFNTPPTKPSCRSPAVPCPDSILCISPTQICDGTKDCPDGSDENCIKQCLKKLDFLCKDSQSCISQSLVCDGRAHCRDSSDEVKCPTVAPPTTQGKALKCRLGFRLCRDQTECVIFSHVCDGERDCEDGSDEDECEATETRSSVENPSSNQLPPSEKPMNTPPPKPSCRSPSMLCPNSFLCISLKQLCDGTKDCPDGSDENCLTRCVYEGEFLCKDRRSCVLKTLVCDGRSHCHDGSDEVDCSTVAPRLTTTNVLKCHTGSKLCNDGTECVLYSHICDGEKDCLDGSDEDGCQKTCKQGEFQCAHGAMCIPEVQVCDGRAQCRDRSDELDCWEQSKSCEYRCADGHRCIPNKFLCDGELDCRDGTDELGCDPVTITATPMLLSPESVCIAPSVRCPGSSLCISQNQLCDRKKDCPDAFDERDCIFQCKSRTDFLCSDRQKCIPTIHVCDGRAHCPDSSDERQCESVDLATPSPLDKNGAVSPLKCRKGFKACKTGLECVMYSHVCDGEDDCQDGSDEEACATQCKSDEFECQHGNRCIAPEKVCDGQYDCRDRSDEMDCESLTSGCQHRCDKTRCIPATFLCDGERDCVDGSDEKKCLAACEVEQYRCISGQCVSEALRCDGYADCSDRSDEVNCARPPRCPTELRCPHSHECLQSEWLCDGEDDCKDGSDEKNCLTKPPSCREYQWQCEGSSQCIPLFWRCDGKTDCHNSMDEDKCNERKCPSHLYQCGSGECVNMRLVCNGFTNCADSSDEGVGCTLRNCSSPLAPRCEHSCVSTPNGPRCYCAAGFTLHSGGASCVDTNECNLLQHEACKHSCINTRGSYVCHCHPGFYLEPDNKSCKTKDEPLLLASVQSELLLLGIHSGTLRLVSSANRPVFSLDYHWAQQRVYWLSPDYQSIRWADMTKDSNKKGTLIKGVKSDSIAIDWVGKNLYWVDGLVGQILAVRLSDTKVKSQDYIVVLAEDLEQPRSLVLLPHKGLMLWSEIGSTPQIQRSGMDGSKKKVVVSSGLSWPVSLAYDFLDDRVYWADEKICCIGSATLDGDYIKILQLAETLSPFSVAVFNDRLFWSDTKRRTIRSADKNTGKDQKVLLKRPGQPFGLKVMHTLSQPSISNPCDQLQCSHLCLLTPTQKALVKEPAAVCRCPKGLLLSKDKISCSLPLESSIILLLSNTKVYQIYLKSLRSDGVGLKNMPNSRVMALPGVVKASGFDVSMQALSLYMADSGQATVDLLNLSGPRSRQGLTPAGRILSLKDDSVVALAIDWATSNLYWSSKKKPNLHVTTRHKSYTTSLLQGSLAGTTSIALHPPSSQLCYTALVAGGKRQHEVSCAWMDGSNKAVLWKKSNVPTSLVFSNKGTTIYWADTGEGLICSIGLDGSGYKQYKTGPGLLTSFTYTENILLWITLEKDVTKMWFSNGLQPQQLWFETKTSLVQIKAYSNDSQEGSNRCSNKNGECAHLCLPYPGGRTCKCSRGFYSISPTSCAPEHPCPNGEQACLDSSKCISSKKFCDGRLDCPDESDEQDCPYMNFPLGKKVYDDYLPKSSLPPPHQNPPKDTFADEDSASCGQQHCSGHGRCVMQGKAHHCHCIAGYKGEFCQEEQSRRSHVGVVLGVVFLFAAFTVVAYIFGKRQAWALIRGRSPEKETLMDNMGLPGEHFDTDCEELDSTIDLTNRPVAS; encoded by the exons ATGAAATCACGCCAGCTCATTTGTTTGATTTTTCTGTCAAGTTTAACGTTCGCCTCAG GGCAGAATTTAGGGTGCCATGAAAAACAATGGCAGTGTGATGATGGCAGCTGCATCCCTAACAAATGGAGATGTGATGGAGATGGAGACTGCCTGGATGGCTCTGATGAGATGGACTGTACTG CCTCTCCCGATTGTCAGCCAGGCCAGTTTCCATGCATGGACTCAGTTGCCTGTGTTGACGCCTCTGCGCGCTGTGATGGGAAAAAGCAGTGTCCGACCGGCTCTGATGAGGAGAACTGTGCAGTCTCAGAGGGCTGTTTAAACTCAGACTGGACATGTCAGAACAAAATTTGTATTCCCAAAGAGCTGCGCTGCGATGGAAAGAACGACTGTGTGGACAACTCTGATGAAGAGGGCTGTG ATGTGTGTAGCGAGGACGCCCTATCTTGTCCCGATGGCATGTGTCTTTCTGCTGAAGAAAGGTGTGATGGGAAGGTCCACTGCTCTGATGGCAGCGACGAGCCCATAACCTGCG GGCATACTTGCTCTGTGAACAATGGCGGTTGCAGCCACTTGTGTGTAGATGAGACCTGGGGTGCACTGTGCACATGTCCTGCTGGATATGAACTTTCTGTCAATGGAGCAGTCTGCAAAG ATTTGGATGAATGTGGCCTTCCCTCTGCACCATGCCTGCATCAATGCACCAACACGGTTGGATCTTTTGTTTGCCACTGTAGAGAAGGCTTCAAACAGAATGGTGGCATTGCCTGTCTAGCTACAG GTAACGATACTCGACTGCTGACAGTAATGAGGACGTCTGTAGGGCTGCTGAATGTCAAGTCTCAACGGTTTGATGTCGTCCAGAGTCTTTTGTTCAACCCAGTGGCCCTGACATATGACATTGCCAGAGGCTGCTACTACTGGGCTGATGGTGCAGGCCGCATATATAAGAGCGATGGACAGCGCAGCAGAACAATCTATACTG GTGAGCTTGGAGTTAAGGGCCTAGCTTGTGATTGGCTGAATGGAAACCTGTTCTGGACCAATCAGAGGACAGAATCAATCTTCATGCAAGCAGATGACAAAAGTTATACTACTCTGTTGAGCAAAGACATCAGTCCGTCAGAATTGGTTCTTATACCAGTGGAGAG CTTGATGTTTTGGTTCAACACAGGCCCTGCTGATAGGATGACCATTGAAAAATCCTGGATGGATGGATCAGACAGAAGCACTATGGCTGTGCTAACAGCTCAGTCGGCCCATGGGCTCACAGCGGATGCCGCAGCCAGAAGGCTCTACTGGATTAGTGACTTTAAGAAA TCCATTGAGACAATGAATGTGGATGGAACGGGCACCTATTCCTTTACTGGACTGTTCAACCGGAGACCAGCTCTGAGCCTGGCTGTGTTTGGAAGTTCCTTCTATTGGGTTGATGATAAGGGCCTCTGGCAGGTGCCTCAGGACCAACCAAGCCAGAGGAAGTTTCTCTGGAAATCCACAGTTCCATTGCTCAGTGTTTACCATGAGCTGCAGCAGCCTAGAG GCACTTCTGCATGTGCCAAGACCCCGTGCCATATCTGTCTTCTAACTAACAGCAACCCTGTAGGGTTCACGTGCACTTGTCCCAACTCCAAAATTCTGATGCTTGATGGAACATGTGAAT atccTAGGTTCCTTTATGCTACCTCCAGCAGTATCAATATGTTGGCGTTTCAAGGCAGTGTGTTCACCAAAACTGAGCTCTTTTCCACTGACGAGAGCATCTTGTCATTTGATGTCGACTGGAATCAAGACTGGCTGTATTGGGCCAACCAAACTGGACACATCCAGCGCACCAGCTTAACCCGAGTCAAGACTGAATGGATTCCGACACCTATGTCag TTTGCCAAATAAAAGTTGACCAGAAGAGTGGCAGCATCTATTGGGTGTCACGTGACCAAACCCGCATTGGTTCAGTAGAAGTGAATAGTCGTTATGCGCAGCAGTTGTATCACACGACAAAGCAGATTCAAAACTTTTACCTGGATTGGCTGAGGGGTGGGATCATCTGGCTGGAGGAGCAGAAGATCTTTAGTATGAGCATGACCGGAAGCAAAGCTAAAGAACTTGTGCACTTGGCAGAAGTCACAGAGAACATTGCCTTTGACCTCAGAGCCGCTAGTCTGCTGTGGAACTCAAAAATGGGAG GCCTGACAACAATGAGTCTGCTCCAGGATAAAAAACACCAAGCTGGAAAAAGATGGAATATTTCCGGCTCGGTGGTAGGCGCCTTTGAGCCATACCTGCTGTCTCGCTACAAAGACGCCATGACTCTGTGGGATCGGCGTGATGGGCGCCCCGTTCAAGATGTGACTGTGAAAGGTCAAGTGGTCAATGTGATGACTGCACTTGAGGACATACATGCAG TACCTGTGACTGTGATCTGCAATACGCCAGCTATGCTGTGTAGGGACACATCTATCTGCCTCACTCCAAACCAACTGTGTGATGGCAAGGAAGATTGTCCTGATGGAGATGACGAAGATTTTTGTGTTAAAACATGTCCATCCAAAG ACTATTTTAAGTGTAAAGACCGGAGGAGATGTGTGTCCAAGACTCTGCTCTGCGACGGACGTTCTCATTGCTTCGATGGCTCGGATGAGGTTGGCTGCCCTACTGTTGCCTTGCCGGTGACTCAAGCAAATGTCCTCAAGTGTCGCAAGGGCTATAGGCAATGCAAAAATGGGGTAGAGTGTGTATCATACAGCCATGTGTGCGATGGAGAGAGAGACTGTAAGGATGGGTCAGATGAAGAAGAATGTGATG AACAGCATGTGACCGCACCAAAACCATCCATTGAAGCATCAAGCAAAATTGTACCATCTCTGCCGTCCTGTATCAGTCCCTCTGTGCTTTGTCCTCATCCTTCTGTTGGCCTCTGCATCACCCCAAAGCAATTTTGCGATGGGCAAAAAGACTGTCCTGATGGCTCTGATGAAGATAACTGTGTTAAAAGATGTCCCTCTAAAA ATGATTTCCGCTGCAAGGATCGTAGAAGCTGCGTTTCTAGGAGCCTCGTTTGTGACGGCCGTGCTCATTGTCACGATGGCTCTGATGAAGTTGGCTGTGCCGGTGTCGAAACCCCTGCTCGCCAAGAAAAGGCCTTGAAATGTCTAGTGGGCGCTAAGCTCTGTCAGGATGGGAGTGAATGTGTGCTCTTCAGTCACGTGTGTGATGGAGAGTTCGACTGCGCAGATGGTTCAGATGAAAAAGGATGTG ACACTACCAACCCTGTAAAAGATCCCCGCCTGAATCAATCACCTTTACCCGTTAGTGCTCAACCTCCAAGTAAACCCGCCTGTCAGAGACCTTCATTTATTTGTCCAGATTCTTCATGTATTCTCCCAACACAGCTATGTGATGGAATAAAAGATTGTCCTGATGGATCGGATGAGAACTgcataaaacaatgcccaaataAAT TGGACTTTCTCTGCAATGACCGACAAAGCTGTATCTCCAAGAGTCTGGTTTGTGACGGCCGATCTCATTGCTACGACAGCTCAGATGAAGTAAACTGTCCAACCGTAACTCCTACCACCTCCCGGGGAAACATCCTGAAGTGCCGCTTGGGCTTCCGACTATGTCGGGATCATACTGAATGTGTTCTTTTTAACCACGTGTGTGATGGAGAAAGAGACTGTGGGGATGGATCAGATGAAGATGAATGTG aagCAACTCAAACTCCATCTTCTGTCGTAAATTCAAGCCTAATGCAATTGCCACCATCTGTGAAAGCCTTTAATACACCTCCCCCCAAGCCGTCTTGTAGAAGCCCAGCAGTGGCATGTCCAGATTCATTCCTTTGCATCAGCCCAACACAGATCTGTGATGGAACAAAAGATTGTCCTGATGGATCAGATGAGAACTGCATAAAACAATgcctaaaaaaat TGGACTTTCTTTGCAAAGACAGGCAAAGCTGTATCTCCCAGAGTCTTGTTTGTGATGGCCGAGCTCATTGCCGCGACAGCTCAGATGAAGTCAATTGTCCAACCGTAGCTCCGCCCACCACCCAAGGAAAGGCCCTGAAGTGCCGCTTAGGCTTTCGACTATGTCGGGATCAGACTGAATGTATTATTTTTAGCCACGTTTGTGATGGAGAGAGAGACTGTGAGGATGGATCAGATGAAGATGAATGTG AAGCAACTCAAGCTCCATCTTCTGTCGTAAATTCAAGCCTAAATCAACTGCCACCATCTGTGAAAGCATTTAATACACCTCCCACCAAGCCGTCTTGTAGAAGCCCAGCAGTGCCATGTCCAGATTCAATCCTTTGCATCAGCCCAACACAGATCTGTGATGGAACAAAAGATTGTCCTGATGGATCAGATGAGAACTGCATAAAACAATgcctaaaaaaat TGGACTTTCTTTGTAAAGACAGCCAAAGCTGCATCTCCCAGAGTCTTGTTTGTGACGGCCGAGCTCATTGCCGCGACAGCTCAGATGAAGTCAAATGTCCAACCGTAGCTCCACCCACCACCCAAGGAAAGGCCCTGAAGTGCCGCTTAGGCTTCCGACTATGTCGGGATCAGACTGAATGTGTTATTTTTAGCCACGTTTGTGATGGAGAGAGAGACTGTGAGGATGGATCAGATGAAGATGAATGTG AAGCGACTGAAACTCGATCTTCTGTAGAAAATCCAAGCTCAAATCAATTGCCCCCATCTGAGAAACCCATGAATACTCCTCCCCCCAAGCCATCCTGTAGAAGTCCATCAATGCTGTGTCCAAATTCATTCCTTTGCATCAGCCTAAAACAGCTTTGTGATGGAACTAAAGATTGTCCTGATGGATCAGATGAGAACTGTCTGACAAGATGTGTTTATGAGG GTGAGTTTCTGTGCAAGGATCGTAGGAGCTGTGTCTTGAAGACTCTGGTTTGTGATGGACGCTCTCATTGCCACGATGGCTCGGATGAAGTTGACTGTTCGACTGTAGCTCCCCGCTTGACTACAACAAATGTCCTGAAATGCCATACAGGCTCAAAGCTATGCAACGATGGCACGGAATGTGTTTTATACAGCCACATTTGTGATGGAGAAAAGGATTGTTTGGATGGATCTGATGAAGACGGATGCCAGAAAACCTGTAAACAAG GTGAATTTCAGTGCGCCCATGGTGCAATGTGCATCCCTGAAGTCCAAGTTTGTGACGGGAGGGCTCAGTGTCGTGACCGTTCTGATGAACTGGACTGTTGGGAACAAAGCAAAAGCTGCGAGTATCGCTGTGCAGATGGCCATCGCTGTATCCCAAATAAATTCTTGTGCGATGGAGAGCTAGATTGCCGAGATGGCACGGATGAACTCGGATGTG ATCCTGTGACCATAACAGCCACACCTATGCTTCTGAGTCCTGAATCAGTTTGCATTGCTCCTTCAGTTCGCTGCCCAGGTTCATCATTGTGTATCTCTCAAAATCAGCTCTGCGATAGAAAAAAAGATTGTCCTGATGCATTTGATGAGAGGGATTGTATTTTCCAGTGTAAGAGCCGAA CTGATTTCTTGTGCAGTGACCGGCAAAAGTGCATCCCCACAATCCACGTGTGCGACGGCCGTGCCCACTGTCCAGACAGCTCAGATGAGCGGCAGTGCGAATCAGTGGATCTTGCCACTCCTT CTCCCCTGGACAAAAATGGTGCCGTGTCACCTCTGAAATGTCGCAAAGGATTCAAGGCTTGTAAAACTGGTCTGGAGTGTGTGATGTATAGCCACGTGTGTGACGGCGAGGATGACTGTCAGGATGGATCAGATGAAGAGGCATGTGCCACTCAGTGCAAATCAG ATGAGTTTGAATGTCAGCACGGTAATCGATGCATCGCACCAGAGAAGGTATGCGACGGACAGTATGACTGTCGGGACCGATCCGATGAAATGGACTGTGAAAGTCTAACTTCGGGCTGTCAGCACCGCTGTGATAAGACACGCTGCATACCAGCAACCTTCCTGTGTGATGGCGAGAGAGACTGCGTTGATGGATCAGATGAGAAGAAAT GTTTGGCGGCCTGTGAAGTTGAACAATACCGTTGCATTAGTGGCCAGTGTGTATCTGAGGCTCTTCGATGTGACGGCTACGCTGACTGCAGTGACCGCTCTGATGAGGTCAACTGCGCAAGGCCCCCACGCTGCCCCACAGAACTGCGATGCCCTCACAGTCACGAGTGCCTGCAGAGCGAATGGTTATGTGATGGCGAGGATGACTGCAAAGATGGCTCAGACGAAAAG AACTGCTTGACTAAACCTCCGTCGTGTAGAGAATACCAGTGGCAGTGTGAAGGCAGCAGTCAATGCATTCCTCTATTCTGGAGGTGTGATGGGAAGACGGACTGTCACAACAGCATGGACGAGGACAAAT GCAACGAGAGAAAGTGCCCTTCTCATCTTTATCAATGTGGCAGTGGTGAGTGTGTGAACATGCGACTGGTGTGCAACGGCTTCACCAACTGTGCTGACAGTTCAGACGAGGGTGTGGGATGCACACTGCGCAACTGCTCCAGTCCATTAGCTCCTCGGTGCGAACATAGTTGTGTCAGCACACCAAATGGACCg AGGTGTTATTGTGCAGCAGGTTTCACACTACATTCCGGTGGTGCGTCTTGTGTGGACACCAACGAGTGCAATTTGTTGCAGCATGAGGCATGCAAACACAGCTGCATCAACACCCGGGGATCCTACGTGTGCCATTGCCACCCTGGGTTCTACCTGGAACCAGACAACAAAAGCTGCAAGACAAAGG ATGAGCCACTGCTGCTGGCATCAGTTCAGTCAGAACTGTTACTTCTTGGCATTCATAGTGGCACCTTACGTCTTGTGTCTTCTGCCAATCGACCTGTTTTTTCACTGGATTACCACTGGGCTCAGCAGAGAGTTTACTGGCTGAGTCCTGACTACCAGAGCATCCGTTGGGCTGACATGACAAAAGACTCAAACAAAAAAGGGACTCTTATCAAAG GAGTGAAGTCTGATTCCATTGCCATAGATTGGGTTGGTAAAAACCTATACTGGGTGGATGGACTAGTTGGACAGATTCTGGCGGTGCGACTTAGCGATACTAAAGTGAAATCTCAAGATTACATTGTGGTCCTGGCTGAAGATCTCGAGCAGCCCCGCTCGCTGGTCTTGCTGCCACACAAAGG GTTGATGTTGTGGTCTGAGATTGGCAGCACCCCTCAGATCCAGCGGTCTGGGATGGACGGCTCAAAGAAGAAGGTCGTGGTGAGCAGTGGCTTGAGCTGGCCTGTTAGTTTGGCCTATGATTTCCTGGATGACCGTGTGTACTGGGCTGACGAGAAGATATGCTGCATTGGCTCTGCCACCCTGGATGGAGATTATATAAAG ATCCTTCAGTTAGCTGAAACTCTAAGCCCATTCTCTGTGGCAGTCTTCAATGACCGGCTTTTCTGGTCTGACACAAAACGAAGAACCATCCGCTCAGCTGACAAAAACACTGGTAAAGATCAGAAGGTCCTTCTGAAGAGACCAGGACAACCTTTTGGGCTCAAG GTGATGCATACCCTCTCTCAGCCCTCTATATCAAACCCCTGTGACCAGCTGCAATGCTCCCACCTTTGTCTCCTGACTCCAACGCAGAAGGCACTAGTTAAAGAGCCAGCAGCAGTATGTCGCTGCCCAAAGGGGCTTCTACTCTCTAAAGACAAGATCAGCTGCTCTCTGCCTTTGGAATCCAGTATTATCTTGCTTCTGTCCAACACAAAGGTCTATCAG ATTTACCTGAAGTCCTTGCGTAGCGATGGGGTCGGTCTGAAAAATATGCCGAACAGCCGTGTTATGGCCCTTCCCGGTGTTGTTAAGGCCTCAGGATTCGACGTATCTATGCAAGCATTGTCTTTATATATGGCTGATAGTGGCCAAGCTACTGTAGATCTGTTGAACTTAAGTGGTCCCAGATCCAGGCAGGGACTGACACCAGCCGGGCGCATTCTAAGTCTTAAG GATGATTCAGTCGTGGCTCTGGCTATTGACTGGGCGACCTCCAACCTCTACTGGAGCAGTAAAAAAAAGCCTAATCTCCATGTGACCACTCGTCATAAAAGCTACACCACCTCTCTGCTGCAGGGATCACTGGCG GGCACAACGTCCATTGCATTGCATCCGCCCTCAAGTCAACTTTGCTACACAGCCCTTGTGGCTGGCGGCAAGAGGCAACATGAGGTGAGCTGTGCCTGGATGGATGGGAGCAACAAAGCAGTGCTTTGGAAAAAGTCCAACGTCCCCACATCATTAGTCTTTTCCAACAAAGGGACCACAATCTACTGGGCTGACACAG GAGAAGGCCTAATCTGTTCTATTGGACTTGATGGATCTGGCTATAAACAGTACAAAACTGGGCCAGGTTTGCTTACTTCTTTCACATACACTGAGAATATCCTGCTCTGGATAACCCTGGAAAAGG ATGTCACCAAAATGTGGTTCAGCAATGGCCTCCAGCCTCAACAGTTGTGGTTTGAGACAAAAACCAGCCTGGTGCAAATTAAAGCTTACAGTAATGACAGCCAGGAAG GATCAAATAGGTGCTCCAACAAAAATGGGGAGTGTGCACATCTTTGTTTGCCTTACCCTGGAGGTCGCACATGCAAGTGCAGTCGTGGATTTTACAGCATCAGTCCCACTTCCTGTGCACCCGAGCACCCGTGTCCCAATGGAGAGCAAGCTTGTCTTGATAGCAGCAAGTGCATCAGCAGCAAGAAGTTCTGTGATGGACGTTTGGACTGTCCGGATGAATCCGATGAACAGGACT GTCCATATATGAACTTTCCTCTTGGGAAAAAAGTTTATGACGACTATCTTCCCAAGTCTTCACTCCCACCTCCTCACCAAAACCCTCCAAAGGACACTTTCGCAGATGAGGATTCTGCTTCATGTGGTCAGCAACACTGTAGCGGTCATGGCCGCTGTGTCATGCAAGGCAAAGCCCATCACTGTCACTGCATCGCTGGTTACAAGGGAGAGTTCTGTCAAGAGGAGCAGAGTAGACGAAGCCATGTGGGGGTTGTCCTCGGAGTAGTCTTTCTTTTTGCTGCATTCACGGTTGTTGcttacatttttggaaaaag GCAAGCCTGGGCATTGATCAGAGGCCGATCACCAGAGAAAGAAACACTCATGGATAATATGGGCCTACCTGGTGAACACTTTGACACTGACTGTGAG GAGCTTGATTCCACAATAGATTTGACGAACCGTCCTGTAGCTTCATAA